One genomic segment of Micromonospora sp. WMMC415 includes these proteins:
- a CDS encoding helix-turn-helix transcriptional regulator, whose amino-acid sequence MTTATLTRHATVTPAATFGQTVARLRRRRGLSQVVCAQLVGRSETWLAKVEHDRIPVDRLSVLRDLARVLGVDLAALIEVAP is encoded by the coding sequence ATGACCACCGCCACCCTCACCCGACACGCGACCGTCACTCCTGCTGCGACCTTCGGGCAGACCGTTGCCCGGCTGCGCCGCCGTCGCGGCCTGTCCCAGGTCGTCTGCGCGCAACTCGTTGGCCGGTCGGAGACCTGGCTGGCCAAGGTCGAACACGACCGCATCCCCGTCGACCGGCTGTCGGTCCTGCGGGACCTCGCCCGCGTCCTGGGCGTCGACCTGGCGGCGCTGATCGAGGTGGCCCCATGA
- a CDS encoding replication initiator — translation MAADLTTAVPDQHTTAGPGHRPTAAGSPGAFVGRDESAFARATNGDYFGWLEHVRSAAGCSHPIRLAGEVATIDRATGRLLASVATADLPDGEIYKPCGNRRHTVCPSCARTYQRDAYQLLRAGLAGGKGIPDSVAEHPAVFPTFTAPSFGTVHTRVVKRHTCGNRRRCDCRAEPCHPRRASDPTARPCEHGQATVCWARHEDNDPRLGQPLCLDCYDYDAQVVWNHAAPELWRRTSIAITRHLNARARALGLPRVEQITEAGRVRRVSPVKPSFGKVAEMQRRAVVHYHAVIRLDGTHEDPDVIVPPPAALTVDDLIAAVRHAAATVAFTTRPHPANPAGWHIAWGEQVDVRPINADGEVTDGKVAGYLAKYATKSTEATGHVSRRLDGEVIDLYANHQGTHPERLVDACWTLGGHRDWQQLRRWAHMLGFGGHFLTKSRRYSTTFRILRDARIIWRRTETGHEYADQPDHEDTTLIVGLLSYVGSGWRTTGDALLANTAAAMARERHEIAREEVLAAA, via the coding sequence GTGGCCGCTGACCTCACGACCGCTGTCCCGGACCAGCACACCACCGCTGGTCCGGGGCACCGGCCCACCGCCGCCGGTTCGCCGGGCGCGTTCGTCGGCCGCGACGAATCCGCCTTCGCTCGCGCCACCAACGGGGACTACTTCGGCTGGCTGGAACACGTCCGCTCGGCCGCGGGCTGCTCCCACCCGATCCGCCTGGCCGGCGAGGTCGCCACGATCGACCGGGCCACCGGCCGGCTCCTCGCCTCGGTCGCGACGGCGGATCTGCCGGATGGGGAGATCTACAAGCCCTGCGGCAACCGCCGCCACACGGTCTGCCCCTCGTGCGCGCGTACCTACCAGCGCGACGCCTACCAGCTGCTGCGCGCCGGCCTCGCCGGCGGCAAAGGCATCCCCGACTCGGTCGCCGAGCATCCGGCGGTGTTCCCCACGTTCACCGCGCCGTCGTTCGGCACCGTGCACACCCGCGTCGTGAAGCGGCACACCTGCGGCAACCGCCGCCGCTGCGACTGCCGCGCCGAACCTTGCCACCCCCGCCGAGCGTCCGACCCCACCGCCCGGCCCTGCGAGCACGGGCAGGCCACGGTGTGCTGGGCGCGGCACGAGGACAACGATCCCCGGCTCGGGCAGCCGCTGTGCCTGGACTGCTACGACTACGACGCCCAGGTGGTGTGGAACCACGCCGCGCCGGAGTTGTGGCGCCGCACCAGCATCGCCATCACCCGACACCTCAACGCCCGCGCCCGCGCTCTCGGCCTACCGAGGGTCGAGCAGATCACCGAAGCCGGCCGGGTGCGTCGGGTGTCGCCGGTCAAGCCGTCGTTCGGCAAGGTCGCCGAGATGCAACGCCGCGCCGTCGTGCACTACCACGCCGTCATCCGCCTCGACGGCACCCACGAGGACCCGGATGTCATCGTGCCGCCGCCGGCCGCGCTGACCGTGGACGACCTGATCGCCGCCGTCCGGCACGCCGCCGCCACCGTCGCCTTCACCACCCGCCCCCACCCCGCCAACCCGGCCGGCTGGCACATCGCCTGGGGCGAACAGGTCGACGTGCGGCCGATCAACGCTGACGGCGAGGTCACCGACGGGAAGGTGGCCGGCTACCTCGCCAAGTACGCCACCAAGAGCACCGAAGCCACCGGACACGTGTCCCGCCGCCTCGACGGCGAGGTCATCGACCTCTACGCCAACCACCAGGGCACCCACCCCGAGCGGCTGGTCGACGCCTGCTGGACCCTCGGCGGGCACCGCGACTGGCAACAGCTTCGACGCTGGGCGCACATGCTCGGCTTCGGCGGCCACTTCCTCACCAAAAGCCGCCGCTACTCCACCACCTTTCGCATCCTGCGCGACGCCCGAATCATCTGGCGACGCACCGAAACCGGCCACGAATACGCCGACCAACCCGACCACGAAGACACCACCCTCATCGTCGGCCTGCTGTCCTACGTCGGCTCCGGCTGGCGCACCACCGGAGACGCCCTGCTCGCCAACACCGCCGCCGCCATGGCCCGCGAGAGGCACGAGATCGCCCGAGAGGAAGTGCTTGCCGCCGCCTGA
- a CDS encoding helix-turn-helix domain-containing protein → MAAPALDAPPRALYRIPEAMRLLSLSRSVIYEQIRAGRLRTVRQGRTRLVPAAAIAAYVDLLQEEAEEGGTA, encoded by the coding sequence TTGGCCGCACCCGCCCTCGACGCCCCGCCCAGGGCGCTCTACCGCATCCCCGAGGCGATGCGACTGCTCAGCCTGTCCCGGTCCGTGATCTACGAACAGATCCGCGCCGGCCGGCTGCGCACTGTCCGGCAGGGCCGCACCCGCCTCGTCCCCGCCGCCGCCATCGCCGCCTACGTCGACCTGCTCCAAGAGGAAGCAGAGGAAGGAGGAACCGCATGA
- the xerC gene encoding tyrosine recombinase XerC, with product MTKRRARGEGGLHWDKSRQRWIATVTVGYTPAGKRIVRKGSGKTKTEARTKLREKIRDYEDGLALVQDGHTVADALTDWLTYGLGNQSESTKSNYAILVRSHIIGELGARKLRELTATDVDRWLLGKSRHLSTRTLRLLHSLLNRAVNRAMARDKVKRNVVALCAVPAGRGGRPSKSLTLDDARALLAAAEGSSLHAYIVLSLLTGARTEELRALTWAHVDLTGKPNDDPPVPPSIQVWRSVRADGDTKTKKSRRTLALPARCVSALTAHHTRSGEPAADRLVFTTAAGTALDRHNVLRAFRLVVAKAGLDPRDWTPRELRHSFVSLLSDSGVNIEQIADLCGHSGTTVTENVYRHQLRPVLLSGAVAMDRIFDAEA from the coding sequence ATGACGAAACGCCGTGCCCGAGGGGAAGGCGGCCTGCACTGGGACAAGTCCCGGCAACGCTGGATCGCCACCGTGACCGTCGGCTACACCCCGGCCGGCAAGCGCATCGTGCGCAAAGGCAGCGGCAAGACCAAGACCGAAGCCCGCACCAAGCTGCGGGAGAAGATCCGCGACTACGAAGACGGCCTCGCCCTGGTCCAAGACGGGCACACCGTGGCCGACGCTCTCACCGACTGGCTCACCTACGGCCTGGGCAACCAGTCCGAGAGCACCAAATCGAACTACGCCATCCTCGTGCGCTCGCACATCATCGGCGAGCTGGGCGCGAGAAAACTGCGAGAGCTGACCGCCACCGACGTTGACCGGTGGCTGCTGGGCAAGTCCCGGCACCTGAGCACCCGCACCTTGCGACTCCTGCACTCCTTGCTCAACCGCGCGGTCAATCGCGCCATGGCGCGGGACAAGGTCAAGCGCAACGTCGTAGCGCTCTGTGCCGTGCCCGCCGGTCGCGGCGGCCGACCGTCCAAGTCACTCACGCTCGACGACGCGCGGGCGCTTCTCGCCGCCGCCGAGGGCAGCTCCCTGCACGCCTACATCGTGCTCTCACTGTTGACCGGCGCGCGCACCGAGGAACTGCGCGCGCTCACTTGGGCACACGTCGACCTCACCGGCAAGCCCAACGATGATCCGCCGGTACCACCGTCCATCCAGGTCTGGCGCTCGGTACGCGCCGACGGGGACACCAAGACCAAGAAGTCGCGTCGCACCCTGGCACTGCCGGCCCGGTGCGTCTCCGCGCTCACTGCCCACCACACGCGCTCGGGCGAGCCTGCTGCCGACCGCCTCGTCTTCACCACCGCCGCCGGAACGGCCCTCGACCGGCACAACGTGCTTCGGGCCTTCCGCCTGGTCGTCGCCAAAGCGGGCCTTGACCCGCGCGACTGGACCCCGCGCGAGCTGCGACACAGCTTCGTGTCGCTGCTGTCGGACAGCGGAGTGAACATCGAGCAGATCGCCGACCTCTGCGGCCACTCCGGCACGACCGTCACCGAGAACGTCTACCGGCATCAACTGCGGCCGGTGCTTCTAAGCGGTGCCGTCGCCATGGACCGGATCTTCGACGCTGAGGCGTAG